Genomic segment of Myxococcus stipitatus:
GCAGCGGCACCACCCGCGCCACGTCGGCGTTGGGCCGCGCCTCCACGTTCGTCACCACCGGCACCGACGGCGCCGACATCGCCAGCCCGCCCAGCACCGCCGCCAGCCGCGGCTTCACCGGCTCCATCAGCGCGCAGTGGAAGGGCGCGGACACCGGAAGCGGCATCACCCGCTTGGCGCCTGCCTCCTTGCACTTCACGCCCGCGCGCTCCACCGCCGCGGCGTTGCCGGCAATCACCGTCTGCTCAGGCGAGTTGTAGTTGGCGGGGGACACCACCAGCCCCTCGGCCGCCTCGTCACAGGCCGCCTTCACCTTGCCCGGCTCCAGGCCCAGCACCGCGGCCATGGCGCCCACGCCCGCGGGCACCGCCTCCTGCATGAAGGTGCCACGCGCGCGCACCGCCCGGGCCGCGTCGCCAATGGACATGGCGCCCGCCGCCACCAGCGCGGAGTACTCCCCCAGCGAGTGGCCCGCGACGAAGGACGCCACCGGCCCCCGCTTGGAGAACACGGCATGCGCCGCCACCGACACCGTCAGGATGGCCGGCTGGGTGTTGGCCGTGAGCTTCAGCGCATCTTCTGGCCCCTCGAAGCAGAGCTTGGAGAGCTTCTCGCCCAGCGCGTCATCCGCGGCCTCGAAGACGGCGCGAGCCTCCGGGAACTTCTCGAAGAGGTCCTTGCCCATCCCCACGGTCTGACTGCCCTGCCCGGGAAACACGAATGCGACCTTCGCCATGTGCGGTCTCAGCCTCC
This window contains:
- the fabD gene encoding ACP S-malonyltransferase, with protein sequence MAKVAFVFPGQGSQTVGMGKDLFEKFPEARAVFEAADDALGEKLSKLCFEGPEDALKLTANTQPAILTVSVAAHAVFSKRGPVASFVAGHSLGEYSALVAAGAMSIGDAARAVRARGTFMQEAVPAGVGAMAAVLGLEPGKVKAACDEAAEGLVVSPANYNSPEQTVIAGNAAAVERAGVKCKEAGAKRVMPLPVSAPFHCALMEPVKPRLAAVLGGLAMSAPSVPVVTNVEARPNADVARVVPLLLEQVSSPVRWIECVEALKAEGVTRVVELGPGKVLCGLVKRITKDIETFNVEDSASLEKALAALG